GCCAGTCCCTCCACCTTTCTCGATAAGAACGTTTATCTATGAAGTTGTTAGCCCCACTATACAGCAATTCTCAAACGATTGGCAACCTGTTGTCGGAAAATTTTGTCGATAAGTCGGACGTACGACCTGTCTCTATTTTATTGCTAGCTTTTTCCAATTCAGCTACTTTAGACATATGTTCCATGAATCAAACATTTGTCCGGAGGGCTGTCTATGTTACCAAACAAACTGACCGACCGCGAACGTCAGGTCTATGAACAGATTGCAAATAACCCGTATATTTCCCAACACGACCTCTCCCAAATCCTCGCCTTGTCCCGGTCCACCGTCGCCAACGTCATCTCCCAGCTTGTACAGAAAAACATTCTGCTCGGCCGCGCCTATGTCCTGAATCATTCCCGTCCTGTCCTCTGCATCGGTGCCGCCAACGTCGACCGCAAGTATCACTGCCTGGAGCGCTTCGACTATAAGACATCGAATCCGGTGCGGTCGACCGCAAGCGCCGGCGGCGTCGCCAGAAACATCGCAGAAAACCTCGGGCGCCTCGGAAACCGGCCGACACTCATCACTGCTGCCGGCAGAGATGCCGACTGGGAAATCATCGCCCGCGCCTCTGCCGAGTATATCATAATGGACGGCGTCCTCCATCTGCCGGACCGGAACACAGGCACGTACACCGCTGTCCTCGACGAGCATGGAGAAATGACGATGGCCTTCGCCGATATGGCTATTTACGACGCTGTTCTTCCGGAGGAGATCCGTCGTCACGAGAAGAAATGGAAGCAGGCCGAATGCGTCATCGCCGATTTGAACTGCCCGCAGGAGACGCTCGCCTTCCTGCTTAAGGAAGCAGCCGCCGACCACACGCCGGTCGCCTTCATCACCGTCTCGATACTGAAAATGAAGCGGCTGCCCTCGGATATCAGCGGCCTGACGTGGCTGATGACGAACGTCGAAGAAAGCGCCGCACACTTCGACATTCCCATTCAAAACGAAGCCCAGTGGAAAGACGCCGTTGAACACTGGCTCGCCTGCGGTGTCCGCTATGTCACGGTGACGTGGGGCAAGCGGGGTGTCATGGTCGGGGAAAGCGGCGGCAGCATCCGCCACTATCCCGCCCCTGCCCTCGACACGACCGTAGACGTCACCGGCGCCGGAGATGCATTCTCCGCTGCTGTGCTGCACGCCTGGCTCGACGGCAGTCCACTGTCCGAAGCCGTCCATGCCGGACTGAAGAGCGCCGCCCTCTGCGTCCAGACGACAGCGACCGTCCATTCCGATTTGACGACCCATCTATTAAAAAAACAGGAGGAGTTCCTATGAATCTCAATCCCTATCTCTCCCTATCACAAGAAGTGAACGAAGCTTTGGAAACAGGAAAGCCTGTCGTCGCCCTCGAATCCACCATCATCTCCCACGGTATGCCGTATCCTGAAAACATCGAAACGGCGAAGGAAGTCGAGCGGATCATCCGGGATAACGGAGCCGTCCCGGCGACGATCGCCATCCTTGACGGCCGGATCAAAATCGGACTGACAGCGGAAGAATTGACAGCGCTCGCCTCAAGGGATGATATCACCAAAGCTTCCCGTAAAGACCTCCCGTATCTGCTTGCGACCGGCCGCTCCGGTGCGACGACGGTAGCCGCAACGATGATTTGTGCCGACCTCGCCGGCATCCGCCTGTTCGTGACCGGCGGCATCGGCGGCGTCCACCGCGGGGCCGAAACGACGATGGACATATCGGCAGACCTGGAGGAGCTCGCCAGGACGAACGTCGCAGTCATCTGTGCCGGTGCGAAATCGATCCTCGACCTCGGCCTGACCCTCGAGTATCTGGAAACGAAAGGAGTACCAGTGATGGGGTATCAGACCGACTCCCTTCCTGCCTTCTTCACGCGCACATCCGAGTTTGCCGTCCATTTCCGCGTCGATGACGCAGAGGAAATCGGGCGCATCCTTCATACGAAATGGGAGCTCGGTCTTCAAGGAGGAGCCGTCATCGCCAACCCGATCCCTTCCGGTCACGCCCTTGATGCGTCCTACGTGACGGGCGTTATCGAAGCGGCGCTCGTTGAAGCGAAGCAGCAGAGCATCACAGGCAAGGACGTCACACCGTTCCTGCTGGATCACGTCAACCGCGCCACCGAAGGCAGAAGCCTCGCCGCTAACATCGAACTTATCAAAGCGAATGCCGGACTCGGAGCCGCTGCAGCCGTCGCTTTTTATGAACAAAAGAAAAAAGCCTATCAGCGATAGGCTTGTCCAGGAAGAAGCTTTGTTTCCATCCGCCGGCGGGAAAAGGGGGTACCTTTCCCCTTCTCCGACCCGATCGGCGACTGCTTTTGGAAAACGATATGCTTCTTATTTTTTCTTCTTTCTATACACCCCTAACTAAAGATCAGTTCCTTTTTTGCCAGACCAAGCGCCTCATCTGTCGTACGGTGGATATCCTGGATCATCCGCGGGTGATCGACGAGCGATACGCCGTAGGATGGAATCATCTTGGCGAGCTTCGGCTTCCATTGATCGATATGGTCAGGGAAGCAGCGGTTCAGCACATCGATCATGACGTGCACGGCTGTCGACGCCCCCGGGGATGCCCCGAGCAAAGCCGCAATCGAACCGTCCGCACTGTTCACGACTTCCGTCCCGAACTGGAGCGTTCCTTTGCCGCCTTCCTTCGTATCCTTGATTACCTGGACACGCTGGCCGGCAACGACGAGGTCCCAGTCGGAGCTCTTCGCATTCGGGATGAACTCCCGTAAAGCATCCATCCGCTGCTCCTTCGACAGGAGTACCTGCTGAATCAAATACTTCGTCAGCGCCATTTCCTTCATTCCCGCTGCAAGCATCGTCAAAATGTTGCCCGGTTTGATCGATGTGAACAAATCCATCAATGAACCTGTCTTCAGGAACTTCGGCGAGAACCCTGCGAACGGACCGAACAACAGCGTCTTCTGATCGCCGATATAGCGGGTATCCAAGTGCGGCACCGACATCGGCGGTGCACCTACAGGAGCTTTGCCGTACACCTTCGCTTCATGCTGTTCGACAATCTCCGGATTCTTGCAGACAAGGAACTGCCCCCCGACAGGGAAACCACCGATTCCTTTGCCTTCCGGGATGCCGGACTTCTGCAGAAGATGGAGACTTCCACCACCCGCACCGAGGAATACGAAATCCGCCTTCCGGGTTTCCAGCTTATCGTTCTTATCATCGTACATCTTCAATTCCCAGCGGCCGTCGTTCGTCCGATATAAATCCTTGACGTGGTGATGATGCTGCACTTCCACCCCTTTGGCCTCCAGATTCTGAAACAGCTTCCTTGTCAAGGAACCGAAGTTGACGTCGGTACCGCTATCCATCTTCGTCGCCGCGACCGGTCCGTGAGTATGGCGGTCGTTCATGATGAGCGGAATCCACTCTTTCAACTGCTCTGGATCTTCCGAATACTCCATCCCTTTGAAAAGAGGATTTTGTGACATCGCATCATAGCGCTTCTTCAGGAAGTCGACATTCTCTCCTCCGAAGACGAGACTCATGTGGGGCAGTGGCCGGATGAACTGTTCCGGGTCCTTCAACTGGCCGGTCTTCACCAAATGAGACCAGAACTGTTTGGACACCTGAAACTGTTCATTGATCGAGACAGCCTTCGTCATATCGATCGAACCATCCGCCTTTTCCTTCGTGTAATTCAACTCACACAAAGCCGCATGGCCAGTCCCTGCATTATTCCATTCATTCGAGCTTTCTTCTCCGGGCGTTCCGAGCTTCTCAAAAACGGTAATGTTCCAATTTGGGGCTAATTCTTTCAAGAGTGAACCGAGGGTCGCACTCATAATGCCAGCACCTATCAAGATCACGTCTGTTTTCGTTTCTCTGCTGCTCATATTAACCATCCTTATATCATGAAATTTGCAGAAAAGATGCCGAGGTCACAAAATCGCACCTCTCCTGTCATTTAATGACCCTGTCTCTATGATACCGCTTTATACACCGAAAAGTCACTATTATCTAACAATTATATACAATTTTTCATATCGGAAAACGGCAGGAAAGGCGTCTGTCCGCACATGACCAAGGAAAAATACGTTCTCCGATATAGTAAGAAAAGAAAGCATGTCCCGTGCATGCAAAAAACACATGGGACGAAAATTGGAATCGTGCTACCATTTCCCATAGAAAGGGTGCTATGTATCTTCCTGAAACCATGACAAAATAGGTTCCGGATCTCCTCACATTTTTACTTTTGTATCAGAAGAAAGGATGCTCGCCGTGAAGGGCGGAGGGAAATGGGCAGACTCCGACGGGATTAGCGGAAGAGGTGAGACCCCGGAAGAGCGCAGCGATGAGGAGGCTCACCGGCCGCCCCGTGGAAAGCGTCCCATTTCCCGGAGCCCGTCCCTCTTACCTGAAAATATTTTTTTCAAAAAGCAGAAGAGAGGCGTAGATTACGCCTCTCCTGATTCCTTCTCCTTAAGCAGCTGCCGTCTCTTCCTGGCAACGGTCGAAGCGACGACGGCATAGCCCATCAAGAAGATGGCAAGCAGACTGTACGCCGCTCCTTCAAAACCTCGGATCATGACGAAGCCGACAAAAAACAGGATGGTGGCAGCCAGGGCCGCCAGCATCGTCGGCAGCATCTTCACCAGCAGCGGCAGATTCTTCTGCGCCAGCCAGTACGAGAGTATCACGACCAGCACCCCGGGAATCGTCGCAACGAGAAATGGTCCCCCAATCATCATCCTTTCCGCCTCCAATCCGATTAGATTAAGCTAATACTATCCAATATTAACCCGTTCAGCAAGGGGCATTCTCCCAATCTACAAGAAACGAAAAAAAACGCCGGAGTCTCCGACGTTTTTCGTCATTTTTCATAGTAGTAACAGGGACAGACCAGGGGCAAGGATCGACACGATGACGGCGCTCAGCACCATGGCGATCGTACTGATCGAGCCTTCCAGCGTATCGCGCTCCATCGCCGTCGCTGTTCCGATGGCGTGGGAGGCACTTCCCATCCCGACGCCGCGCCCGATCCGGTGCGTCAGGTTCGTATAGCGCATGACGAACGGATGGATCAGCACACCGCCGATGCCGGCGATCATGACGAAGACAGCGGCGAGCGGCATCGCACCGCCCGTCGATTCGGCAATGGACATCGCAACAGGCGTCGTCACGGATTTCGGGACGATCGAATGGATGATCAGGCTGCTGAATCCTGCCCACTTACTGAGGAGCAGACCTGACGTGATGCCGACGATGGCACCGATGAACGTACCTGTGACGATCGGGACGAGCATACGCTTCAGAATCTCCCTGTATTGATACAACGGATACGCAAGCGCCACGACGGCCGGCCCCAGCAGGTGATCGATCCATTTCCCGCCTGTCATATACGTTTCATACGGCAGGTGGAAGACGAGGAGGAACGCGATGATGATCACCGTGGAGACGATGATCGGCGCCGTGTACATCCGGTTGTGCTTCCGGTAAACGAAGGTCGCCGCCTTATAGGCAGCCACCGTGAGGACGACCATGAAGATTCCGATACCTATCTCCTTCATGCTTCCTCCCTCCTTCTGACCATCCGCTGGGTGACGACTCCGGAGAGCCCCATCACAAGCGCGGTGCTGAGAAGGGCGATCACGATCAGAAGCAGCCCTTTTCCTTTAAAGACGTAAGCGTAACTGATGATACCGACGGTCGCAGGGATGAAGAAGAACGGGAGGTTCGCGATCATGAAGCCCGTCCCTTTCCGGAACCACTTCTCCGGTACCGCCTTCAGCATCAATAATACGAATAACAGAAGCAGGCCGATGACGCTGCCGGGAATGAACAGGTGGAGCGCCGACTGGATCCACGTCCCGATCAGATAAATAAGATAGAGTCCGGCTATTTGTAAGAGAATCTTTGCTGCTTTTGACACAATGAATCCTTCTTTCCTTAATGAACTTCCAACCCCTAGTATAGTACGCTTCCCGTCTCAGGTCACCGTTTTTGCAGGTAGAAAAATGCCCCCGATGTTACGTAAGCGTCTTCTTTTGCCTGCCCATGCGCTTGAACTCATACATCTTCCGGTCGGCTGCCGTGTACAGTTCCTCTGTCGACATGCCCGGCTCATACGCTTGATAACCGTAGCTGAAACGAGTCTGGCGGAGAAGCGCCTCCTCCTGCCGCTTCAACTTCCGCTCGACTTCCGTGACCGCAGGCACGACGTTCCGGATCTCCTTCTCGACGACGACGATGAATTCATCCCCGCCGAGGCGGGCGCAAAGCCCTTTGTGCTGGAAGACCTTCTTCAACACACGGGCAAAGCCGACGAGAACCTGATCGCCCTCTCGGTGGCCGTATTTATCGTTGACTTCCTTGAAATGGTTGAGATCGATCAACAGTATGCCGAAGGGACGACGGATCTCGATCAGGTGATTGACATAGACTTCATAACTCTGCCGGTTATAGAGCTTCGTCAGGAAATCCTCCTCCGTCGTCGCCGATTCAAGAAACGTATAGGAGACGAGAATCCCGATCACGATTGCCGTCCATGAGAAATAGATCCGCGATTCGAACAGCTGGACGACCATTCCGACGATCGGCAGCGCAAAGAAAAGGAGGAAGAGACCGGTGACATACGAGGGCAGCCGCTTTCGATTCTTAATAACGAATGCGAACATATAGACATATTGACTGCCGAGGACGACGTAATGGACGTCTTTGAACGCGGCGCTGCTGTATTTATTGATGCCCGGTTCGACGTCGAAGTAGATAGGATGATAGATATTGATGAGAAGGACAGCAAGCGTCACGATGCTGAGCTGCTGGTAGTACATGCGTTTCTGCACACGGGAAGGATCTTTGAAAAGGTGGTAATCGACATACGACAGCATCAGACCGCCGAGGACCGGTCCGATCAGGAACAGGAGGAAGTTGGTCGAATACTCGAGTACGAATGCCCCGGGGAACAGCTTCTTGTCGAAAATCCACGTCATCGGTTCGAGAACGATCGCACAGGCGGTCGCTGCCATGATCGTCTTCAGCACCTTCTTCCCGAAGCTCTCCACCTTGGACTTCGCCCGCATGATCATATACAGGACAGCCAGAATGACAAGGGCAAATAGATTGATTTGAAACTGCACGATGATCTCCATACACCGCTCCCCTATACCGATAGATTTTCTTCTTACTTTCTACCTTTCTCCCATACTCTCCTGCATCCCGAACAGCAAAACGTCCTTTTTCAGTAAAAAAACAACAAAAAACGCCCTCATCCGAGGACGTTTTTCACCATCATTTTCTTTCAAGGAATGCACGCATATAACCATTGACCTCTGCCGGCTTCTCGTGGTGCGGCGCATGGCCGACCCCCGGCATACGGTGGATCGTGATATCCGGAACATACGCTTCGATCCCGTCCAGGTTACTGTTCTCAAAAGCGATATCGTCATCGCCCCAGATCAGGAGTGTCGGCGCTTCGAACGTGTCATACGGCAGGCGGAGCGGCTTCTTCAGATGCTCCTCGAACGGGAAGAAGGAAATCGCCCGGTAATAGTTCAGCATCGCGTTCATCGCTCCCGGCTGTGTCCAGGCATCGACGTATTTCTGCGCCTCCTCCTCGGTCAGGTAGCCTTTCTCGAGCCCCGGATAGGTCACAATCTTCTTCACCCGCTCCGCATCATTCTGAAGCAGGAGCTCATGCGCATCCGGACGCTGGAAGAATCCCATATAGCTGCTCGCTTCCCGCTGGGCCGGATTCTCCGCAAGCTCCCGACGGAACGTATGCGGATGCGGCGCATCGAACATGATCAGTTTTTTCACATAAGAAGGGTCCGTATAGGCAAGCGACCAGGCAATCGCACCGCCCCAGTCATGCGCGACGAGGATACATTCCTTCTCTCCGAACGCTTCGATCACTTTCTTCACATCATCAACGAGAATCTTCATCTTATAAGCCTCGACATCCTCCGGCTTATCGGAGAGGTTGTAGCCGCGCATATCGACCGCGACGACCTTATAATCCTCCGCGAAGGCTTCCATCTGATGGTTCCAGTTGTACCAGAAGTACGGGAATCCGTGAAGGAACAGCATCAGCTCTCCTTCTCCTTTGGTAACGTAATGAAGATGGACATCATTCACTTTTACATAGTCTTCTTTCCACATCTGCCTCATCCTTTCTGCTAAAACTTTCCACATCGAGACACTTTACTCCTCCCCCGGAATGGAATCAATGAAACAGACCTCTCTACTGAAAAAACAGGAAAGGAAGACTAACAATCAGGGAATCACGGAAACGATCTGAGCGGAAGGTCACAGAAGAGGCGGTCAGACAGTCGGAGTCGGCGTGTTCTTTTTTTGAAGTAAAAACGTTCCTTGCTCCGGTAAAGCCTCCAGACTCCCCTCTCCCCGTTCTTCAAATCTACCGAACTCTTTGCGGAAATACATTGGAATGTCTCCAACCGGGCCGTTCCGGTGCTTGCCGATATGGAGATGGATTTTATCCTTGTGTGCTTCATCCTGCGGGTCCTGGGATTGGTAGAGGAAAGTGATCATATCGGCATCCTGTTCGATATTGCCGGATTCGCGCAGGTCAGACAGAAGCGGAGGCTTCTCGCGGCGCTGGTCGACCTGGCGGGAAAGCTGGGATAGGAGGATGATCGGAATGTTATATTTCACCGCCATTTTCTTAAGGGAGCGGGTAATGTGGCCGATTTCGAGGTCGCGGCGTTCATGGCGGTCATTCGTGGACATCAGTTGGAGATAGTCGATGATGATCATCGGACGCGGAGGTTTATGTCTGCGAAGGTAAGCTCTCGTATGAGCGTGGATATCCTCGTAGGTAGAGGCGTGGGTATGGATGTCGAGTTCCCATTCGGAAATCCGCCCGACCGATTCCACGACGCCTTCATAATCGCTGTCGCTGAACATCCTCGACCGCCATTTCCTGCCGTTCACCGACGCATCCGCCGAAATCATCCGCTGCAGCAGCGGCTTGACGGCCATCTCCAGGCTGAAAATCTGGACACTGCCTCCGCCCTCACAATGATTGGCCGCAAGATGAAGCGCATAGGCCGTCTTCCCCATCGACGGACGGGCCGCCAAAATCACCAAATCGCCGGGCTGAATGCCGCCGGTTTTAATATCGAGCAGCTCATTACCTGTTCCATAACCGGTCTTCCCCTTCTCCGCTTCATCCATCTCACGGACGATTTCAAGCAGCGTTTCTTCGATCTGCTTGTCGGTGCAGTCCAGACTCAACTTGCGGTATTTCTCCGAGAACTGATAGAGTTCTTCGATTCCGTCATCTGTCGGGTCGTTCATATAGCGGGTACAGGCCTCTCCCAACGCCCTGTGACGATAGGCATCGAGGACGAGCCGCTGATCGTGCCGGAACGTAGTGGTCGTCGCAATCGATCCTGCCAGTTCCGCCAAATACCCGACGCCTCCCACTTTGCCGATTTCTCCCTTCAGCTCTGTCGTGACCGTGAGGATGGTGACCGGCTCGTTGCGCTCATGGATATTCTTCATCCCCTCATAAATCCGCCTGTGCCCGGGATTCGAGAAGTGGACCGGAAACAACAGCGCATCCTCCATCAATCCCCCATCCAACAAAATCGATCCGATCACTACTTGTTCTGCCGCTTCATTTATAAACATCCTGCGTCACCTTCCTCATCAGATTTTTCATCGCTTCTTCGAATTTCCGCTTCGTTTCCATGGATACTGCCGCCGCTTCCTGCGCCCATTTCCGTTCTTCTTCCAGCTGATCCTCCACTTCTTCCGGATACGACGCAATATCCACGAGCCGCGGTGGAAAAGGATTCTCCCACACATACGCCGTGAGACGCTTCATCACCGGTACATACTCCATCTTCTCGATTTCCGGGACAAGCATGGCGATCGTGTTCTCAGTAAGCTGGAATTTATCCGGATAGAAATCCTTGATCGTCTTCAGCACCTTTACCGCTTCTTCATACGTCATTGCTCCCGCTCCCTTCGGAATGCTTCGAACAGGTCTTCCCCGCCGCCTGCCTTCTCCTTCATCGAGTCGATGCGGTCCACATCAGCGACCGTCTTCACCCCGTCTGCCGCCCACCGTTTCAGGATCGCTTCACAATACCGGAAGAAATGCTTGTTCTGCTCCACGGAACGTTTGACGGCCTCGATCACAAGCCTGTCCGAAAGCTCCTCACACCAGTAGGTGATCCGTTCGATGATCAACGGATTCAATGGGCCGATATGCTGCTCGTAGAACGTATGAGGATCGATCAAAGGAGCGTCCGCCTCCTCATGCTTGTTTTGTTTCTTTTCCTTTTGTTTATATAAAGGGGCTGTCCCACGGGCTGTCCCATGGTCCGGCTCAAGGGCCGTTCCTCCGGCCGAACCGGCGGTCTGTTCCGGACCCAGCTGCGAGATCATCTCATACACCGGAGCACGGTTTCTCGCAACGAATGTGTGCTTGATATACCCCTTCTCCTTCAGCTCCTTCCGCGCCCGTTTGAAGGACGTTTCCGACAGGCGTGCCTTCGTCATGAGCACCATCGACGGCAGCGCGAACTCCTTCTTCCATCCTGCTTTGTTGTTGAAATGCATGAGCGACACCCAGAGGATCGCTGCTCCTGCGCTCATCTCCTCCATCTCCAATCGGTCCAGGAACACGTTCAACTCTTTCAAATAATTCATCCTTCCAACTCCTTTCATTCTCTGGAGGACTATAAAAAGCCTCTCAATCTATAATCGAAAGAACCTCGCATTTTGGTGTCACGTTTTTGCAAAAAAAATATTTTTTTCTGAAGAAATTCGAAAAACGATTCTGTTTACAAACCTAAAAAGTGGGAATATAATAGTCGTGTGTTAAGTTTTTACCTCAGGCAACTTTTTATGATAAAGGCAAAATATACAGAAACAGGTGAAGAAACATGAGTAGTACCAGCACAACCACATCCGCAGCAGAAGCGGTGCTGCGCGGGGATGTAAAGGGGCTGAAGCGTCTCCTTCCGTTCCTCGGACCCGCGTTCATCGCAGCCGTCGCCTACATCGACCCCGGGAACTTCGCAACGAACATCGCCGCAGGCTCCACCTTCGGCTACCAATTGTTATGGGTGATCGCCTTCTCGAATTTGATGGCGGTCCTGATCCAGTCGATGTCCGCGAAGCTCGGCATCGCGACCGGCCGTAATCTCCCTGAAGTGGCACGCGACCGCTTCTCGAAAAAGACGTCGATCTTCCTCTGGATCCAGAGCGAGCTCGTCATCATCGCGACCGATCTTGCCGAATTCATCGGAGCGGCACTCGGCCTGCACCTGATCTTCGGCATCGGCATGGTTCCTTCCGCCGTCATCACGGCACTTGCGAGCTTCGCCGTCCTTGAAATGCAGCGGAGGGGGTACCGCGCCTTCGAAACGACGATATCCGCCATGGTGCTGATGGTCGTCCTGGCCTTTGCGCTCCAGACGTTCTTCGCGCACCCTGACTGGACCGAAGTCGGCCACGGCATCGCCGTCCCGAGTTTCGAAGGCACAGACAGCATCATCCTCGCCGCCGGCATCCTCGGCGCGACCGTGATGCCGCATGCCATCTACCTGCACTCGGCACTCACGAACAAGCGCGTCGTCGGCAGGACCGAGAAAGAGAAGAAGCAGATCTTCCGCTTCGAATTCATCGATATCGTCCTTGCGATGATCATCGCCGGTGCCATCAACATGAGCATGCTCGTCATCGCAGCCGCCCTGTTCTTCGACCGCGACATGCGCATCGACGACTTGACCGTCATGTTCAACGAACTCGGCTCGACGCTCGGACCTTTCACAGCGATCCTGTTCGGCCTCGGCCTCCTGATCGCAGGACTCTCGAGCTCATCCGTCGGCACGATGTCCGGCGACGTCGTCATGCAGGGCTTTATAAGAAAAAGCATCAACCTGTACCTCAGACGGGCCATCACGATGATCCCGCCGCTTGCGATCATCCTCTCAGGCGTCAACGCGACGAAAGCCCTCGTCGCAAGCCAGGTCGTGCTGTCCTTCGGCATCGCCTTCGCGCTCGTACCTTTGATTATGTTCACAAGCAACAGGGAGATCATGGGCGGATTGAAGAACCATCGCGTAACGACGGCGGCCGCCTGGGTGATCTCTTTCATCGTCATCCTGCTGAACGCCTATTTGATCGTCGATACGTTCCTGTAAAAAAGCACAAAAAGAGCCGAACCTCGTCCTGAGGTTCGACTCTTTTTTTTCGTCTATGAAATTATCCTGCTGCCCGTTCGGTCTGATGCTCCGGGAACCTGCCCTTCAGCTTGTGGTCGAGCACGAAGTTTCCGAACGGAATCACGGAAGCGGCGAGGGCGCCGATCATCCATTTCTTGGACCAACGGACTTGATAGGTGACATAACCGACGACGAGGACATACAACACGAACAGCGCCCCGTGGATCATCCCGTTATACGTCACGAACTCCGGAATGTCCCATATATACTTCAACGGCATCGAGATGAACAAAAGAAACAGAAACGACAAACCTTCCAGGAATCCCGTCACTCTCAATTTTCCAATCGTTGTATTCAGCATGTGCAATCTCCTTTAATCAAGGTGTTAATAGAATCTACCTCCATCTTAATCGCTCGGATAGACGGGCGCAATCCATACGGGAGGGGGATTCCTGCCGTTACGCAGCCATTCCGTCCTTCCTTTCCCTTCCGAACGTTGATAGGACAGGCTTCACGGGGACGGAACTCCATGAATCGAGGGTTTGTGACAATTCGTTGAAACCTGCTTTTCTGCACAAAAACAGACACGGGAGCGCCTCCCATGTCCTGTCACCTAAAGCCCCTGTGGAAAGCGGAACACGTTGTACGGATCATACCGTTCATTCACCATGTC
This sequence is a window from Bacillus sp. SB49. Protein-coding genes within it:
- a CDS encoding carbohydrate kinase — translated: MLPNKLTDRERQVYEQIANNPYISQHDLSQILALSRSTVANVISQLVQKNILLGRAYVLNHSRPVLCIGAANVDRKYHCLERFDYKTSNPVRSTASAGGVARNIAENLGRLGNRPTLITAAGRDADWEIIARASAEYIIMDGVLHLPDRNTGTYTAVLDEHGEMTMAFADMAIYDAVLPEEIRRHEKKWKQAECVIADLNCPQETLAFLLKEAAADHTPVAFITVSILKMKRLPSDISGLTWLMTNVEESAAHFDIPIQNEAQWKDAVEHWLACGVRYVTVTWGKRGVMVGESGGSIRHYPAPALDTTVDVTGAGDAFSAAVLHAWLDGSPLSEAVHAGLKSAALCVQTTATVHSDLTTHLLKKQEEFL
- a CDS encoding pseudouridine-5'-phosphate glycosidase, translating into MNLNPYLSLSQEVNEALETGKPVVALESTIISHGMPYPENIETAKEVERIIRDNGAVPATIAILDGRIKIGLTAEELTALASRDDITKASRKDLPYLLATGRSGATTVAATMICADLAGIRLFVTGGIGGVHRGAETTMDISADLEELARTNVAVICAGAKSILDLGLTLEYLETKGVPVMGYQTDSLPAFFTRTSEFAVHFRVDDAEEIGRILHTKWELGLQGGAVIANPIPSGHALDASYVTGVIEAALVEAKQQSITGKDVTPFLLDHVNRATEGRSLAANIELIKANAGLGAAAAVAFYEQKKKAYQR
- a CDS encoding malate:quinone oxidoreductase, translating into MSSRETKTDVILIGAGIMSATLGSLLKELAPNWNITVFEKLGTPGEESSNEWNNAGTGHAALCELNYTKEKADGSIDMTKAVSINEQFQVSKQFWSHLVKTGQLKDPEQFIRPLPHMSLVFGGENVDFLKKRYDAMSQNPLFKGMEYSEDPEQLKEWIPLIMNDRHTHGPVAATKMDSGTDVNFGSLTRKLFQNLEAKGVEVQHHHHVKDLYRTNDGRWELKMYDDKNDKLETRKADFVFLGAGGGSLHLLQKSGIPEGKGIGGFPVGGQFLVCKNPEIVEQHEAKVYGKAPVGAPPMSVPHLDTRYIGDQKTLLFGPFAGFSPKFLKTGSLMDLFTSIKPGNILTMLAAGMKEMALTKYLIQQVLLSKEQRMDALREFIPNAKSSDWDLVVAGQRVQVIKDTKEGGKGTLQFGTEVVNSADGSIAALLGASPGASTAVHVMIDVLNRCFPDHIDQWKPKLAKMIPSYGVSLVDHPRMIQDIHRTTDEALGLAKKELIFS
- a CDS encoding YesK family protein; protein product: MMIGGPFLVATIPGVLVVILSYWLAQKNLPLLVKMLPTMLAALAATILFFVGFVMIRGFEGAAYSLLAIFLMGYAVVASTVARKRRQLLKEKESGEA
- a CDS encoding LrgB family protein, which encodes MKEIGIGIFMVVLTVAAYKAATFVYRKHNRMYTAPIIVSTVIIIAFLLVFHLPYETYMTGGKWIDHLLGPAVVALAYPLYQYREILKRMLVPIVTGTFIGAIVGITSGLLLSKWAGFSSLIIHSIVPKSVTTPVAMSIAESTGGAMPLAAVFVMIAGIGGVLIHPFVMRYTNLTHRIGRGVGMGSASHAIGTATAMERDTLEGSISTIAMVLSAVIVSILAPGLSLLLL
- a CDS encoding CidA/LrgA family protein, which produces MSKAAKILLQIAGLYLIYLIGTWIQSALHLFIPGSVIGLLLLFVLLMLKAVPEKWFRKGTGFMIANLPFFFIPATVGIISYAYVFKGKGLLLIVIALLSTALVMGLSGVVTQRMVRRREEA
- a CDS encoding GGDEF domain-containing protein; protein product: MEIIVQFQINLFALVILAVLYMIMRAKSKVESFGKKVLKTIMAATACAIVLEPMTWIFDKKLFPGAFVLEYSTNFLLFLIGPVLGGLMLSYVDYHLFKDPSRVQKRMYYQQLSIVTLAVLLINIYHPIYFDVEPGINKYSSAAFKDVHYVVLGSQYVYMFAFVIKNRKRLPSYVTGLFLLFFALPIVGMVVQLFESRIYFSWTAIVIGILVSYTFLESATTEEDFLTKLYNRQSYEVYVNHLIEIRRPFGILLIDLNHFKEVNDKYGHREGDQVLVGFARVLKKVFQHKGLCARLGGDEFIVVVEKEIRNVVPAVTEVERKLKRQEEALLRQTRFSYGYQAYEPGMSTEELYTAADRKMYEFKRMGRQKKTLT
- a CDS encoding alpha/beta fold hydrolase, whose amino-acid sequence is MWKVLAERMRQMWKEDYVKVNDVHLHYVTKGEGELMLFLHGFPYFWYNWNHQMEAFAEDYKVVAVDMRGYNLSDKPEDVEAYKMKILVDDVKKVIEAFGEKECILVAHDWGGAIAWSLAYTDPSYVKKLIMFDAPHPHTFRRELAENPAQREASSYMGFFQRPDAHELLLQNDAERVKKIVTYPGLEKGYLTEEEAQKYVDAWTQPGAMNAMLNYYRAISFFPFEEHLKKPLRLPYDTFEAPTLLIWGDDDIAFENSNLDGIEAYVPDITIHRMPGVGHAPHHEKPAEVNGYMRAFLERK
- a CDS encoding replicative DNA helicase; translation: MFINEAAEQVVIGSILLDGGLMEDALLFPVHFSNPGHRRIYEGMKNIHERNEPVTILTVTTELKGEIGKVGGVGYLAELAGSIATTTTFRHDQRLVLDAYRHRALGEACTRYMNDPTDDGIEELYQFSEKYRKLSLDCTDKQIEETLLEIVREMDEAEKGKTGYGTGNELLDIKTGGIQPGDLVILAARPSMGKTAYALHLAANHCEGGGSVQIFSLEMAVKPLLQRMISADASVNGRKWRSRMFSDSDYEGVVESVGRISEWELDIHTHASTYEDIHAHTRAYLRRHKPPRPMIIIDYLQLMSTNDRHERRDLEIGHITRSLKKMAVKYNIPIILLSQLSRQVDQRREKPPLLSDLRESGNIEQDADMITFLYQSQDPQDEAHKDKIHLHIGKHRNGPVGDIPMYFRKEFGRFEERGEGSLEALPEQGTFLLQKKNTPTPTV